The following coding sequences are from one Triticum dicoccoides isolate Atlit2015 ecotype Zavitan chromosome 4A, WEW_v2.0, whole genome shotgun sequence window:
- the LOC119287323 gene encoding cleavage and polyadenylation specificity factor subunit 3-I-like, which yields MASCATAPPAGKRPATGGREGDQMVITPLGAGSEVGRSCVHMTFKGRTVLFDCGIHPAYSGMAALPYFDEIDPSAIDVLLVTHFHLDHAASLPYFLEKTTFKGRVFMTHATKAIYRLLLSDYVKVSKVSVEDMLFDEQDIIRSMDKIEVIDFHQTLEVNGIRFWCYTAGHVLGAAMFMVDIAGVRILYTGDYSREEDRHLKAAEIPQFSPDICIIESTYGVQQHQPRHVREKRFTDAIHNTVSQGGRVLIPAFALGRAQELLLILDEYWSNHPELHKIPIYYASPLAKKCMAVYQTYINSMNERIRNQFAQSNPFHFKHIDPLNSIDNFHDVGPSVVMASPGSLQSGLSRQLFDKWCTDKKNTCVIPGYAVEGSLAKTIINEPREVTLANGLTAPLNMQIFYISFSAHADFPQTSGFLEELRPPNIILVHGEANEMGRLKQKLITQFDGTNTKIVSPKNCQSVEMYFSSEKMAKTIGRLAEKVPEVGDTVSGLLVKKGFTYQIMAPEDLRVYTQLSTANITQRIAVPYSGSFEVIKYRLKQIYESVESSAEEDVPTLTVHERVAIRLDSERYVTLQWSSDPISDMVSDSVVAMILNIGREGPKVVPIEEAVKTEEETEKVARKVVYSLMVSLFGDVKVAEEGKLVITVDGDVAHLDGRSGDVECENAGLKERIKTAFRRIQGAVRPIPLSAS from the exons ATGGCATCCTGCGCGACGGCGCCGCCGGCGGGGAAGCGGCCGGCGACGGGCGGGAGGGAGGGCGACCAGATGGTGATCACCCCGCTCGGCGCCGGCAGCGAGGTCGGCCGCTCCTGCGTCCACATGACGTTCAAGGGCCGCACGGTCCTC TTCGACTGCGGCATCCACCCGGCTTACTCCGGCATGGCGGCTCTCCCATACTTCGACGAGATCGACCCCTCCGCCATCGACGTCCTCCTCGTCACCCA CTTCCACCTGGACCACGCCGCCTCGCTCCCCTACTTCCTGGAGAAG ACGACGTTCAAGGGCCGCGTGTTCATGACCCACGCCACCAAGGCCATCTACAGGCTGCtgctctccgattacgtcaaggtcaGCAAGGTGTCTGTGGAAGATATGCTGTTCGACGAACAGGATATCATCCGCTCCATGGACAAAATCGAG GTCATAGACTTCCACCAGACATTGGAAGTAAATGGCATACGCTTCTGGTGCTATACTGCTGGCCATGTACTTGGTGCTGCCATGTTCATGGTGGATATTGCCGGTGTTCGCATTCTTTACACTGGTGactactcccgtgaagaagaccgtcACCTCAAAGCTGCTGAGATACCCCAGTTCTCCCCTGATATTTGCATTATCGAGTCAACTTACGGTGTGCAGCAACACCAACCCCGCCATGTCAGAGAGAAGCGCTTCACTGATGCCATCCACAACACAGTTTCTCAAGGGGGCCGTGTTCTTATCCCAGCATTCGCTCTTGGTAGAGCACAGGAACTGCTGCTTATCCTGGATGAGTATTGGTCTAACCACCCAGAGCTCCATAAGATTCCAATCTATTATGCCTCCCCTCTTGCGAAGAAGTGCATGGCTGTGTACCAGACATACATAAACTCCATGAATGAAAGGATAAGGAATCAGTTTGCACAGTCCAATCCCTTCCATTTCAAGCATATTGACCCTTTGAATAGCATAGACAACTTCCATGATGTGGGTCCGTCAGTGGTGATGGCAAGTCCAGGTAGCCTCCAAAGCGGCCTCTCCAGGCAGCTCTTTGACAAGTGGTGCACAGATAAGAAGAACACATGTGTTATTCCAGGTTATGCTGTGGAAGGCTCGCTTGCAAAGACCATCATCAACGAACCGAGAGAAGTGACGCTAGCAAACGGGCTCACTGCTCCTCTTAATATGCAGATCTTCTACATCTCCTTCTCAGCTCATGCTGATTTTCCACAGACAAGCGGCTTCTTGGAAGAGCTTCGCCCACCCAACATTATACTTGTACACGGAGAAGCAAATGAGATGGGTAGGCTTAAGCAGAAACTTATCACCCAGTTTGATGGGACAAACACAAAAATTGTGTCTCCCAAGAACTGCCAATCAGTAGAGATGTACTTTAGTTCTGAGAAAATGGCCAAGACAATTGGCAGACTGGCAGAGAAGGTACCGGAAGTGGGAGACACGGTCAGTGGCTTGCTTGTGAAGAAGGGCTTCACATACCAGATTATGGCCCCTGAGGACCTCCGTGTGTACACTCAGCTGTCTACTGCCAACATTACTCAGCGGATAGCTGTCCCGTATTCTGGTTCTTTTGAGGTGATCAAGTACAGACTGAAGCAAATATACGAGAGCGTGGAATCATcagctgaagaagatgttccaaCACTGACTGTTCACGAGAGGGTGGCCATCCGCCTGGATTCAGAGAGGTACGTGACGCTGCAGTGGTCGTCTGATCCCATAAGCGACATGGTGTCTGACTCGGTGGTGGCCATGATCTTGAACATTGGCCGTGAGGGTCCGAAGGTTGTTCCGATCGAAGAAGCGGTGAAGACGGAAGAAGAAACAGAGAAGGTGGCGCGTAAGGTGGTGTATTCTCTGATGGTATCGCTCTTCGGCGACGTTAAAGTTGCAGAGGAAGGGAAGCTTGTTATAACTGTGGATGGAGACGTCGCGCACTTGGATGGCAGGAGCGGTGATGTCGAGTGCGAGAACGCTGGGCTGAAAGAACGGATCAAGACCGCGTTCCGGCGCATACAGGGTGCGGTGAGACCGATCCCGCTTTCGGCCTCCTGA